A genomic stretch from Bacillus sp. N1-1 includes:
- the mtaB gene encoding tRNA (N(6)-L-threonylcarbamoyladenosine(37)-C(2))-methylthiotransferase MtaB, which yields MPSVAFHTLGCKVNHYETEAIWQLFKDHDYERVEFDHASDVYVINTCTVTNTGDKKSRQVIRRAIRKNPDAVICVTGCYAQTSPAEIMAIPGVDVVVGTQDRVKMLDYIEQYKREREPVNGVGNIMKARVYEELEVPAFTDRTRASLKIQEGCNNFCTFCIIPWARGLLRSREPEAVLTQAQQLVDAGYKEIVLTGIHTAGYGEDLKDYNFAQLLRDLDAKVKGLKRIRISSIEASQVTDEVIEVLNQSKKVVPHLHIPLQSGSNTVLQRMRRKYTMEMFGERLERLKQALPGLAITSDVIVGFPGETEEEFKETYDFIAKHKFSELHVFPFSRRTGTPAARMEDQVDDEIKNKRVHHLIELSNQLAKEYASHYEGEVLEVIPEEKYKEEQTSDLYVGYSANYMKVIFEASEAMIGKIVKVKITKAGYPYNEGQFVRVMNEDEPTAAVASF from the coding sequence ATGCCTTCAGTTGCATTCCATACATTAGGTTGTAAAGTGAATCACTATGAAACGGAAGCGATTTGGCAGTTGTTTAAAGATCATGATTATGAACGAGTGGAGTTTGATCATGCATCTGATGTTTATGTTATTAATACTTGTACCGTTACAAATACAGGAGATAAGAAAAGTCGACAGGTCATTCGTCGAGCGATTCGAAAAAATCCGGATGCTGTCATTTGCGTAACGGGTTGTTATGCCCAAACCTCACCTGCTGAAATTATGGCAATTCCTGGTGTGGATGTAGTAGTAGGAACACAGGATCGCGTGAAGATGCTTGATTACATTGAGCAATATAAGCGTGAGAGAGAGCCTGTGAACGGTGTAGGCAATATTATGAAAGCGCGTGTATATGAAGAACTTGAAGTTCCAGCTTTTACGGATCGTACCCGCGCATCCCTTAAGATTCAGGAGGGCTGTAACAATTTTTGTACTTTCTGCATTATTCCATGGGCAAGAGGTCTTCTAAGGTCGCGTGAACCTGAAGCCGTTCTTACTCAGGCGCAGCAACTTGTTGATGCGGGCTATAAAGAAATCGTTCTAACTGGTATTCATACAGCGGGATATGGAGAAGATTTAAAGGATTATAATTTTGCTCAACTTCTTCGTGATCTTGATGCGAAAGTGAAAGGTTTGAAACGAATTCGTATATCTTCTATTGAAGCAAGTCAGGTAACGGATGAAGTGATTGAAGTATTAAATCAGTCAAAAAAAGTGGTTCCACACTTGCATATTCCACTTCAATCAGGTTCAAACACGGTACTTCAGCGGATGAGAAGAAAGTATACAATGGAAATGTTTGGCGAGCGCTTGGAACGTTTGAAACAAGCTCTTCCAGGACTTGCGATTACTTCAGATGTGATTGTAGGTTTCCCAGGTGAAACAGAAGAAGAATTTAAAGAAACGTATGATTTTATTGCAAAACATAAATTCTCAGAACTTCATGTTTTCCCATTTTCTAGGCGTACTGGTACACCGGCAGCGCGAATGGAAGACCAGGTTGATGATGAAATTAAGAATAAGCGAGTTCATCATTTGATTGAGCTTTCAAATCAGCTGGCAAAAGAGTACGCGTCTCACTATGAAGGAGAAGTTCTTGAAGTTATTCCTGAAGAAAAATACAAGGAAGAACAGACTTCAGACTTATATGTCGGGTATTCGGCGAACTATATGAAAGTGATTTTTGAAGCTTCAGAAGCAATGATAGGAAAGATTGTTAAAGTGAAAATCACAAAAGCGGGCTATCCTTATAACGAAGGACAATTCGTTCGTGTTATGAATGAGGATGAACCAACAGCTGCAGTTGCTTCGTTTTAA
- the dnaK gene encoding molecular chaperone DnaK → MSKIIGIDLGTTNSCIAVMEGGEATVIPNPEGSRTTPSVVAFKDEERLVGEVAKRQAITNPNTIQSIKRHMGTDYKVDVEGKSFSPQEISAIILQKLKSYAEDYLGEGVEKAVITVPAYFNDAERQATKDAGKIAGLEVERIVNEPTAAALAYGLDKEDEDQTILVFDLGGGTFDVSILELGGGVFEVKSTAGDNRLGGDDFDQVIIDHLVAEFKKDTGVDLGQDKMALQRLKDAAEKAKKDLSGVAQTQISLPFITADASGPKHLELNLTRAKFEELSANLVERTMAPTRQALKDAGMSPSELDKVILVGGSTRIPAVQDAIKKETGQDPHKGVNPDEVVALGAAIQAGVIAGDVKDVVLLDVTPLSLGIETMGGVFTKLIERNTTIPTSKSQTFSTAADNQPSVDIHVLQGEREMAQYNKTLGRFQLTDIPPAPRGTPQIEVSFDIDKNGIVNVRAKDLGTNKEQSITIKSSSGLSDDEIENMVKDAEANAEEDKKRREEVETRNEADQLVFTTEKTLKDLEGQVEEEEVTKANEAKDKVKAALEKDDIEEIRTAKDELQEVVQALSMKVYEQAAQAQQAQAGEEGGAEQADDNVVDAEYEEVDDDKK, encoded by the coding sequence ATGAGTAAAATTATTGGTATTGACTTAGGTACAACAAACTCTTGTATCGCTGTAATGGAAGGCGGAGAAGCTACCGTTATCCCTAACCCGGAAGGTAGCCGTACAACACCATCTGTCGTTGCATTTAAAGATGAAGAACGTCTAGTAGGTGAAGTTGCGAAGCGTCAAGCAATTACAAACCCTAACACAATTCAATCAATCAAACGTCATATGGGTACGGATTATAAAGTAGACGTTGAGGGTAAATCATTTTCTCCTCAAGAAATTTCTGCAATCATCCTACAAAAACTAAAATCATACGCTGAAGATTATCTTGGTGAAGGCGTTGAAAAAGCGGTTATTACAGTTCCTGCATACTTTAACGATGCTGAGCGTCAAGCAACAAAAGATGCTGGTAAAATCGCTGGTCTTGAAGTAGAGCGTATTGTAAACGAACCAACTGCTGCAGCGCTTGCTTACGGTCTTGATAAAGAAGACGAAGATCAAACAATCCTAGTATTTGACCTTGGTGGTGGTACGTTCGACGTATCAATCCTTGAACTTGGTGGAGGCGTATTTGAGGTTAAGTCGACTGCTGGTGACAACCGTCTTGGTGGTGACGACTTTGACCAGGTGATTATTGATCACTTAGTTGCTGAATTCAAGAAAGATACGGGTGTTGATCTTGGTCAAGATAAAATGGCACTTCAACGTTTGAAAGATGCTGCTGAAAAAGCGAAAAAAGATCTTTCAGGAGTAGCTCAAACTCAAATTTCTCTTCCATTTATCACAGCGGATGCTTCAGGTCCTAAACACCTTGAGCTTAACCTAACTCGTGCTAAATTCGAAGAGCTTTCTGCAAACCTAGTAGAACGTACAATGGCGCCTACTCGCCAGGCTCTTAAGGATGCTGGAATGTCACCATCTGAGCTTGATAAAGTCATTCTTGTTGGTGGGTCTACTCGTATTCCTGCAGTACAAGATGCGATTAAGAAGGAAACTGGACAGGATCCTCATAAAGGTGTAAACCCTGATGAAGTTGTTGCTCTTGGTGCAGCGATTCAAGCTGGTGTTATCGCCGGTGATGTGAAAGACGTTGTTCTTCTTGACGTAACGCCTCTTTCTCTAGGAATTGAAACTATGGGTGGTGTATTTACGAAGCTTATTGAACGTAATACAACGATCCCTACAAGTAAGTCACAGACGTTCTCAACTGCAGCTGATAACCAGCCTTCAGTGGACATTCATGTCCTTCAGGGTGAGCGTGAAATGGCTCAGTATAACAAAACGCTTGGTCGCTTCCAACTGACTGATATTCCTCCAGCTCCACGAGGAACTCCGCAAATCGAAGTATCATTTGATATCGATAAAAACGGTATCGTGAACGTTCGTGCGAAGGATCTTGGTACGAATAAAGAACAGTCTATTACAATCAAATCTTCAAGTGGTCTTTCAGATGATGAAATTGAAAACATGGTGAAAGACGCTGAAGCGAACGCTGAAGAAGATAAGAAGCGTCGTGAAGAAGTTGAAACTCGCAACGAAGCTGATCAGTTGGTATTCACTACTGAGAAAACTCTTAAAGACCTTGAAGGTCAAGTAGAGGAAGAAGAAGTAACAAAAGCGAATGAAGCGAAAGATAAAGTGAAAGCAGCTCTAGAAAAAGACGACATTGAAGAAATTCGCACTGCGAAAGATGAACTTCAAGAAGTTGTTCAAGCACTTTCAATGAAAGTCTATGAACAAGCTGCGCAAGCTCAACAAGCTCAAGCTGGCGAAGAAGGCGGAGCAGAGCAAGCAGATGATAACGTTGTTGACGCTGAATATGAAGAAGTAGACGACGACAAAAAGTAA
- the prmA gene encoding 50S ribosomal protein L11 methyltransferase, protein MKWSEISIHTTNEAIEAVSNILHEAGASGVVIEDPMDLVKVWDTTFGEVYQLNPDDYPEEGVILKAYLPVNSFLGETVEQIKEAINGLLVYDIDLGHNTVQISEVNEEEWATAWKKYYKPVKISERITITPTWEDYQPVTTDEIIIELDPGMAFGTGTHPTTVLCVQALEKIIKPGHRVIDVGTGSGVLSIAAASLGADSVDALDLDEIAVKSAALNTKLNKVHHKINVSQNNLLEGVEESYDVVVANLLSEIIVRFTDDVARVLKPGGAFITSGIITAKKQEVKQSILDQGLEIEETLQMEDWVAFIARKPHA, encoded by the coding sequence ATGAAATGGTCTGAAATAAGCATTCATACAACAAACGAAGCGATTGAAGCGGTGTCAAACATTCTACATGAAGCAGGAGCCAGTGGGGTAGTTATTGAAGACCCGATGGATCTTGTGAAAGTATGGGATACTACTTTCGGAGAGGTTTATCAGCTTAATCCTGATGATTATCCTGAGGAAGGCGTTATATTAAAGGCGTACTTACCAGTCAATAGTTTTCTTGGTGAAACGGTTGAACAAATCAAAGAAGCGATTAATGGATTGCTTGTCTATGATATTGATCTAGGGCATAACACTGTTCAAATAAGTGAAGTGAATGAGGAAGAATGGGCTACAGCTTGGAAAAAATATTATAAACCTGTCAAAATTTCTGAACGTATCACCATTACACCTACATGGGAAGACTATCAGCCTGTTACAACAGATGAAATTATTATTGAGCTTGATCCTGGAATGGCATTTGGAACGGGTACACATCCGACAACGGTATTATGCGTACAAGCGCTTGAGAAAATTATTAAACCAGGACACCGTGTGATTGACGTCGGTACCGGATCTGGGGTCTTAAGTATTGCGGCAGCTAGTTTAGGTGCAGATTCAGTGGATGCACTTGACCTTGATGAGATAGCTGTAAAAAGCGCAGCTCTTAATACAAAACTTAATAAAGTTCATCACAAAATTAATGTGAGTCAAAATAATCTTCTAGAGGGTGTAGAAGAGTCCTATGATGTGGTTGTAGCGAACTTACTTTCGGAAATAATCGTTCGTTTTACAGATGACGTTGCCAGGGTTCTTAAGCCTGGTGGTGCCTTTATTACTTCTGGTATCATAACTGCCAAGAAGCAGGAAGTGAAACAATCGATTCTAGATCAGGGCCTTGAAATTGAAGAAACTCTACAAATGGAAGATTGGGTTGCCTTTATTGCGAGAAAGCCCCACGCGTAA
- the deoC gene encoding deoxyribose-phosphate aldolase: protein MNKELAKMIDHTALKPDTSREQIEKLCDEARDFNFASVCVNPTWVALAAEKLEGAEAKVCTVIGFPLGAVTTETKAFETKDAIQKGATEVDMVINIGALKDGNNDLVEQDIKAVVEAAKGKALVKVIIETCLLTDEEKTRACELSVKAGADYVKTSTGFSTAGATVEDIKLMRNTVGPNIGVKASGGVRDLEGSQAMIDAGATRIGASAGVKIVQGETADTDY, encoded by the coding sequence ATGAATAAAGAACTAGCGAAAATGATCGACCACACAGCTCTTAAGCCAGATACAAGCCGAGAGCAAATTGAGAAACTTTGTGACGAAGCGAGAGATTTCAACTTTGCTTCTGTGTGTGTAAACCCTACATGGGTAGCTCTTGCTGCTGAGAAGTTAGAAGGAGCGGAAGCGAAAGTTTGTACAGTAATCGGTTTCCCTCTAGGCGCAGTTACTACTGAAACGAAAGCCTTCGAAACAAAAGATGCGATTCAAAAGGGTGCGACAGAAGTCGATATGGTTATTAATATCGGAGCCCTTAAAGACGGTAATAATGATCTTGTGGAGCAAGATATTAAAGCTGTAGTTGAAGCTGCGAAAGGGAAGGCTCTTGTAAAAGTAATCATTGAAACTTGTCTATTAACAGATGAAGAAAAAACGCGTGCATGTGAGCTTTCGGTTAAAGCTGGAGCTGATTATGTGAAAACATCGACAGGCTTTTCAACTGCTGGAGCTACAGTAGAAGATATTAAATTGATGAGAAACACAGTAGGACCTAACATCGGTGTGAAAGCATCTGGAGGGGTTCGTGATCTTGAAGGGTCTCAAGCGATGATTGATGCTGGCGCTACACGAATTGGAGCGAGTGCCGGAGTGAAGATTGTGCAAGGTGAAACTGCTGATACAGATTATTAA
- the dnaJ gene encoding molecular chaperone DnaJ, which translates to MSKRDYYEVLGVSKDASEAEMKKAYRKLAKQYHPDINQEPGADEKFKEVTEAYEVLSDSQKRAQYDQFGHADPNQGFGGGGADFGGFGDIFDMFFGGGGRRNPNAPRQGADLQYSMELTFEEAAFGKETDIYIPKEEECSTCDGSGAKPGTSPETCSHCGGAGQLNVEQNTPFGRVVNRRVCHHCEGTGKLIKDKCKTCRGKGKVEVKKKIHVKIPAGIDEGQQIRITGKGEAGVNGGPPGDLFVVVYVKSHDFYERSGDDVLCQMPITFSQAGLGDEIEVPTLHGKVKLKVPAGTQSGTNFRLKGKGIQNVRGYGQGDQHVKIQVITPKHLTDRQKDLLREFSEISGQVPDEQHENFFSKVKKAFKGE; encoded by the coding sequence ATGAGTAAACGAGATTATTATGAAGTGCTTGGCGTTAGCAAAGATGCTTCGGAAGCTGAAATGAAAAAGGCTTATCGCAAGCTTGCCAAGCAATACCATCCTGATATTAATCAGGAACCTGGTGCAGATGAGAAATTTAAAGAAGTGACAGAAGCGTATGAGGTACTAAGTGACTCACAGAAGAGAGCTCAGTACGATCAGTTTGGACATGCCGATCCTAACCAAGGTTTTGGCGGTGGCGGAGCTGACTTTGGCGGCTTTGGTGATATTTTTGATATGTTCTTTGGTGGAGGGGGACGACGCAATCCAAATGCTCCAAGACAGGGTGCTGACCTTCAATATTCCATGGAATTAACATTTGAGGAAGCAGCTTTTGGTAAAGAAACGGATATTTATATACCAAAGGAAGAGGAATGTTCTACTTGTGATGGATCAGGTGCAAAACCTGGAACATCTCCTGAGACGTGTTCTCACTGTGGTGGTGCAGGTCAATTAAACGTTGAACAAAACACACCATTTGGCCGCGTTGTTAATCGTCGCGTTTGTCACCATTGTGAAGGTACTGGTAAGCTTATTAAAGATAAATGTAAAACTTGCCGAGGTAAAGGGAAAGTGGAAGTGAAGAAAAAGATCCATGTTAAAATCCCTGCTGGTATTGATGAAGGTCAACAAATTCGAATTACTGGTAAAGGCGAAGCTGGTGTCAATGGTGGTCCTCCAGGAGATCTATTTGTAGTGGTTTATGTGAAATCACATGATTTTTACGAACGAAGTGGCGATGATGTATTGTGCCAGATGCCAATCACGTTCTCTCAAGCGGGTCTTGGTGATGAAATTGAAGTTCCAACCCTCCACGGAAAAGTTAAACTTAAGGTTCCAGCTGGAACACAAAGTGGTACGAACTTCCGCCTTAAAGGCAAGGGAATTCAGAACGTGAGAGGCTACGGTCAGGGAGATCAGCATGTGAAAATTCAAGTGATTACTCCTAAACACTTAACAGACCGTCAAAAAGATCTTTTACGTGAATTTAGTGAGATTTCAGGACAGGTACCTGATGAGCAACATGAGAATTTTTTCTCTAAAGTTAAAAAAGCTTTTAAGGGAGAATAA
- a CDS encoding 16S rRNA (uracil(1498)-N(3))-methyltransferase gives MQRYFISKSQLHQDHILIEGEDVKHISRVMRMAVGDRIICCTEDGQSAICELDELSADFIKAIPKEWLDEQKRLPVNVTIVQGLPKGDKLETVIQKGTELGADQFIPFKAERSVVKWDEQKSAKKLQRLNKIAKEAAEQSHRTTIPRIDMPQSLSSLIKTSESYDHKLIAYEEEARAGESATLVQTLHEANMNDRIMVVFGPEGGLSENEVATLKEAGFSSCGLGPRILRTETAAMYVLAAISYHFELMG, from the coding sequence ATGCAACGATATTTTATCTCTAAATCTCAGCTTCACCAAGATCATATTTTGATTGAAGGGGAAGATGTCAAGCATATCTCGAGAGTGATGAGGATGGCAGTAGGCGATCGCATTATTTGTTGCACAGAAGATGGTCAATCGGCAATTTGTGAATTAGATGAGCTATCAGCTGACTTCATTAAAGCTATTCCAAAAGAGTGGCTTGACGAGCAAAAAAGGTTACCTGTAAACGTGACAATTGTACAGGGGTTACCTAAAGGTGACAAACTTGAAACGGTCATACAAAAAGGAACAGAACTTGGTGCTGATCAGTTTATTCCTTTTAAAGCTGAACGTTCTGTTGTAAAATGGGATGAGCAAAAAAGCGCGAAAAAGTTGCAGAGGCTAAACAAAATTGCAAAAGAAGCGGCTGAGCAGTCTCATCGAACAACGATTCCAAGGATTGATATGCCTCAATCCCTTTCTTCATTGATTAAGACGAGTGAATCATATGATCATAAATTAATTGCTTACGAAGAAGAAGCAAGAGCAGGAGAATCTGCTACGCTCGTTCAAACGCTTCACGAGGCAAATATGAACGACCGAATTATGGTCGTGTTTGGTCCGGAAGGCGGACTCTCAGAAAATGAAGTCGCCACTTTGAAAGAAGCTGGGTTCTCTTCATGTGGACTTGGTCCTAGAATATTACGAACAGAAACGGCTGCTATGTATGTACTGGCAGCAATTTCTTATCATTTTGAATTAATGGGGTGA
- the hrcA gene encoding heat-inducible transcriptional repressor HrcA, translating to MLTERQLFILQLLINDYIQTAEPVGSRTISKREDVTFSSATIRNELADLEEMGYIEKTHSSSGRVPSEKGYRFYVDHLLSPPVLSKKDVNNIHSLFAERMVEVEKVIQQSAGILSELTQYTSIILGPEVFETRLRQIQIIPLSKDTAVVILVADSGHVENRTMKIPPSVSMSDIEKVVNIMNERLKDVPLISLKSTMMKEMATVLKKHIENYNQVNTMLESLFLYTNAEKVYYGGKTNILTQPEFKDIDKVRLLLNTFEQDDVMYNILRPEKNGIEVKIGQENDLEAMQHCSIVTADYFIEGKRMGSIALLGPTRMEYQRSMSILGFLANDLTKTLTDRYQSFKHW from the coding sequence ATGTTAACAGAACGTCAACTATTCATTTTGCAGTTGTTAATTAACGACTATATTCAAACGGCAGAACCGGTTGGATCACGAACGATTTCAAAACGTGAAGACGTTACTTTTAGCTCTGCAACTATTCGCAACGAACTTGCAGATCTTGAAGAGATGGGTTATATCGAGAAGACGCATAGCTCTTCTGGCAGAGTACCATCCGAAAAAGGCTATCGTTTTTACGTGGATCATCTTCTATCTCCACCTGTGCTTTCAAAAAAAGACGTGAATAACATTCATTCTCTTTTTGCTGAGAGAATGGTGGAAGTAGAAAAAGTGATTCAGCAATCTGCGGGTATCCTTTCTGAACTCACTCAATATACGTCAATTATTCTTGGACCTGAAGTTTTTGAAACAAGACTTCGCCAGATACAAATTATTCCTTTATCTAAGGATACAGCTGTCGTTATTTTAGTAGCTGACAGTGGACATGTTGAGAATCGAACGATGAAAATTCCGCCCTCGGTTAGCATGTCTGATATTGAAAAAGTTGTTAACATTATGAATGAGCGCTTGAAGGATGTGCCGCTTATTTCCTTGAAGTCCACCATGATGAAAGAAATGGCAACTGTTTTGAAGAAGCATATCGAGAATTATAATCAAGTGAATACAATGCTTGAAAGTCTTTTCCTCTATACGAATGCAGAGAAAGTTTATTACGGAGGTAAGACAAATATTCTTACTCAGCCTGAGTTTAAAGACATAGACAAAGTCAGGTTATTACTTAATACCTTCGAACAAGATGATGTGATGTATAATATTCTTCGTCCCGAGAAAAACGGGATCGAAGTTAAAATTGGTCAAGAAAATGATCTTGAAGCGATGCAACACTGTAGTATTGTGACAGCAGATTATTTTATTGAAGGAAAACGAATGGGCTCCATTGCCTTACTAGGACCGACTAGAATGGAGTATCAACGGTCAATGAGCATTCTGGGTTTCCTTGCTAATGATCTTACAAAGACGCTTACGGATCGATATCAAAGTTTCAAACACTGGTAA
- the hemW gene encoding radical SAM family heme chaperone HemW — MVNAVYLHIPFCDYICHYCDFNKVFMQGQPVNDYLAHMDLEMKHTLEQFPTDRIETIFVGGGTPTALNEEQLERFLKDVQNRFGPYLSDSVEFSMEANPGSVTPEKLRIMKAYGVNRLSIGAQAFQDSLLNKLGRGHSVTEIGEIVRMAQNEGFVNLSLDLMFGLPDQTIPQFSESITKAIELGITHISSYSLQVEKKTVFYNKWRKGELPLPTEEAEADMYEMLITRLEKAGLLQYEISNFAKPGYESKHNITYWKNNEYYGIGAGAHSYIGGVRRANAGPLKQYMTKIDESGFPYMDDNVLTENERMEEEMFMGLRMKEGVSKETFQKKFNHSIEDVFSEQINKLVQNQLIQDTGTHITLTEQGFFLGNEVFQEFLAI, encoded by the coding sequence ATGGTTAACGCTGTTTATTTACACATCCCCTTTTGTGATTATATTTGTCACTATTGTGATTTTAATAAAGTATTTATGCAGGGACAGCCTGTAAATGATTATTTGGCTCATATGGATTTGGAAATGAAACATACCCTTGAACAGTTTCCAACGGATCGTATTGAGACTATTTTCGTAGGGGGAGGCACTCCTACCGCGCTCAATGAGGAGCAGCTAGAACGTTTTTTGAAGGATGTTCAAAATCGTTTTGGGCCTTATCTATCTGATTCTGTTGAATTTTCGATGGAAGCAAATCCAGGGAGCGTCACACCTGAGAAGCTAAGAATTATGAAAGCTTATGGGGTGAATCGCTTAAGTATAGGAGCTCAAGCATTCCAGGATTCTCTCCTAAATAAACTTGGGAGAGGGCATTCAGTTACAGAAATTGGGGAAATTGTTCGGATGGCACAGAACGAAGGTTTTGTGAATCTTTCCTTAGATCTTATGTTCGGTTTACCAGATCAAACAATTCCTCAGTTTTCAGAGTCAATTACGAAAGCGATTGAATTAGGAATCACGCACATTTCTTCTTATTCCTTACAAGTAGAGAAAAAAACGGTTTTCTACAACAAATGGCGTAAAGGTGAATTACCACTTCCTACCGAAGAAGCAGAAGCTGATATGTATGAAATGCTAATAACGCGTCTTGAAAAAGCTGGTCTATTGCAATACGAGATTAGCAATTTTGCAAAACCGGGTTATGAAAGCAAACACAATATTACGTATTGGAAGAATAATGAGTACTACGGAATAGGCGCTGGTGCTCACAGCTATATTGGTGGGGTTAGAAGAGCAAATGCCGGTCCTCTCAAGCAGTATATGACAAAGATCGATGAAAGTGGTTTTCCATATATGGATGATAACGTTCTAACGGAAAACGAGCGAATGGAAGAAGAAATGTTTATGGGCCTCCGCATGAAAGAAGGCGTTTCAAAAGAAACGTTTCAAAAGAAGTTCAATCACTCGATCGAAGATGTATTTAGTGAGCAAATCAATAAGCTCGTTCAAAATCAACTTATACAAGACACCGGGACACACATTACCTTAACAGAACAAGGTTTCTTTTTAGGTAACGAAGTGTTTCAGGAATTTCTTGCGATTTAG
- the grpE gene encoding nucleotide exchange factor GrpE, with amino-acid sequence MEKQNSHQEEEELLTEEEENLEQNAEENDEPEVIEVSETNENEELENLEQQVEELENKYMRTQAEYDNFRRRTREERSADAKYRSQKLAEGLLPAMDNFERALAVQSDNEQVTSLLTGMEMVYRQLKEALANEGVEEVGTVGEAFNPHLHQAVMQVESDEHDSDVVVEVLQKGYQLNDRVLRPAMVKVSS; translated from the coding sequence GTGGAAAAGCAAAACAGTCATCAAGAGGAAGAAGAGCTTCTAACGGAAGAGGAAGAGAATCTTGAGCAAAATGCTGAAGAGAATGATGAACCTGAAGTGATTGAAGTATCTGAAACCAATGAAAATGAAGAGCTTGAAAACTTGGAACAGCAAGTAGAAGAGCTTGAGAATAAATATATGCGGACACAGGCAGAGTACGATAACTTCCGCCGTAGAACACGTGAAGAACGTAGTGCAGATGCTAAATACCGTTCTCAGAAATTGGCTGAAGGGCTACTTCCGGCAATGGATAACTTCGAACGTGCACTAGCTGTTCAAAGTGATAATGAGCAAGTAACGTCATTGCTTACTGGAATGGAAATGGTCTATCGTCAGTTAAAAGAAGCACTTGCAAATGAAGGTGTAGAGGAAGTTGGTACTGTAGGAGAAGCATTCAACCCGCATCTCCATCAAGCAGTTATGCAGGTTGAATCAGATGAACATGATTCAGATGTGGTTGTAGAGGTCTTACAAAAAGGCTATCAATTAAACGATCGCGTCCTTCGACCAGCAATGGTAAAGGTAAGCTCTTAA